In Ramlibacter sp., the sequence CCTGGGCCTGATCCATGGCGAGGTCGTCAAGTTCGAGCTGGCGGGCCGGCTGCAGCCGGACGGCAGCCGCTTCAAGGTGCCGCAGATGGGCTGGAACGAGGTCTGGCAGGCGCAAAAGCACGCGCTGTGGGCCGGCGTGCCCGACGGCAGCTTCTTTTATTTCGTCCACAGCTACTATGCGCGAACGTCTGATGCACACCACAGCGTGGGCGAAGCAGACTACGGCGCGCGCTTTACGGCCGCCATTGCACGCGATAATATTTTTGCGACCCAGTTCCATCCCGAAAAAAGTGCAGACCACGGCCTGGCTCTCTACCGTAACTTCCTGCACTGGACGCCCTGATTTCCACCCGCTGCTTCCGGCCCCATGCTTCTCATTCCCGCGATTGACCTGAAAGACGGTCACTGTGTGCGCCTCAAACAGGGCGACATGGACCAGTCCACCACCTTTGGCGAAGACCCGGCCGCCATGGCCAGGAGCTGGCTCGACAAAGGCGCGCGCCGCCTGCACCTGGTGGACCTGAACGGCGCCTTTGCCGGCAAGCCGCAGAACTTCAGCGCCATCCGTTCCATCCTCAAGGCCGTGGGCGACGACATCCCGGTGCAGCTGGGCGGCGGCATCCGCGACCTGGACACCATTGAAAAATACATCGACGGCGGCCTGCGCTACGTGATCATCGGCACCGCCGCGGTCAAGAACCCGGGCTTCCTCAAGGACGCCTGCACCGCGTTTGGCGGCCACATCATCGTGGGCCTGGACGCCAGGGACGGCAAGGTGGCCACCGATGGCTGGAGCAAGCTCACCGGCCACGAGGTGGTCGACCTCGCCAGGAAGTTCGAGGACTGGGGCGTCGAATCCATCATCTACACCGACATCGGGCGCGACGGCATGCTCAGCGGCATCAACATCGATGCCACCGTCAAGCTGGCCCAGGCGCTGACCATTCCCGTGATCGCCTCGGGGGGCCTGAGCAACATGGCTGACATTGAAAAGCTCTGCGCCGTCGAGGACGAGGGCGTGGAAGGCGTGATCTGCGGGCGCGCCGTCTACAGCGGCGACCTCGACTTCGCCCAGGCCCAGGCCCGGGCCGACGAGCTCAATGGCTGAAGACATGTCCCCCACGCTCACTTCGTGTGCTTCACTGCCCCCCAGGGGGGCGCCAGTCGCCTTGGGGCGGCCCGGCGGCGCCTGATGCTGGCCAAGCGCATCATTCCCTGCCTCGACGTGACCGGCGGCCGGGTGGTCAAGGGGGTCAATTTCGTTGAGCTGCGCGACGCCGGCGACCCGGTCGAGATCGCGGCCCGCTACAACGAGCAGGGCGCTGACGAGCTGACCTTCCTGGACATCACGGCCACCTCCGATGGCCGCGACCTGATCCTGCACATCATCGAGGCCGTGGCCTCGCAGGTCTTCATCCCGCTCACCGTGGGCGGCGGTGTGCGCACCGTGGCCGATGTGCGCCGCCTGCTCAATGCCGGTGCCGACAAGACCAGCTTCAACTCGGCGGCCATTGCCAACCCCGACGTCATTGCCGACGCCTCGGCCCGCTATGGCGCCCAGTGCATCGTGGTGGCCATCGATGCCAAGCGGCGCAGCGACGACGAGGCGCAGACCCGCGGCCCGGGCTGGGACGTCTACAGCCATGGCGGGCGCCAGAACACCGGGCTCGATGCGGTGGCCTGGGCGCGTGACATGGCCGCGCGCGGGGCCGGCGAGATCCTGCTGACCAGCATGGACCGCGACGGCACCAAGGCCGGCTTTGACCTGGCCCTGACGCGCGCCGTGTGCGACGCGGTGGACGTGCCCGTGATCGCCTCGGGCGGCGTGGGCAACCTGGCGCATCTGGCCGACGGCATCCAGCAGGGTGGCGCCGACGCGGTGCTGGCCGCCAGCATCTTCCACTATGGCGAGTACACCGTGGGCCAGGCCAAGGCCCACCTGGCCAGCCGGGGCATCCCGGTGCGCCGCTGACGCCCCTTCGCCGGGCAGGCCGCCGCTTATGGCTGACAATACGGCCATGGACTGGCTCAACGAAGTGAAATGGGACGATCAGGGCCTGGTGCCGGTCATTGCGCAGGAGGCCGGCACCAATGACGTGCTGATGTTCGCCTGGATGAACCGCGAGGCCCTGCAGAAAACCGCCGAGCTGGGGCGCGCGGTGTACTACAGCCGCTCGCGCGGCAAGCTGTGGTTCAAGGGCGAGGAGTCCGGCCACGTGCAGACGGTGCACGAGATCCGCATGGACTGCGACAACGACGTGCTGCTGCTCAAGGTGACCCAGCTCGGGCATGAGCCCGGCATTGCCTGCCACACCGGCCGCCACAGCTGTTTCTTCAGCCTGTACCGCGACGGGGTGTGGCAGGTGACCGAGCCGGTCTTGAAAGACCCGCAAACCATCTACAAGTGAACCGTATGAGCGCCGCCAATTCCTCCGCCCCGACTTCGCAGGACGCACTGGCGCGCCTGGCCGCCGTGATCGAGAGCCGCAAGCCGGCCCATGGCGGCGACCCGCAGGCCAGCTACGTGGCGCGCCTGCTGGCCAGGGGGCCCGACGCCTTTCTCAAGAAAATCGGCGAGGAAGCCACCGAGACCGTGATGGCCGCCAAGGACGTGGACCATGGCGGCGACCGCGCCAGCCTGGTGGGCGAGGTGGCCGACCTGTGGTTCCACTGCATGGTCGCACTGGCCTACTATGACTTGGCGCCGGCCGACGTGATCGCCGAGCTGGAACGCCGCGAGGGCACCAGCGGCATCGAGGAAAAGGCCCTGCGCAAGGCCCGTCTGCGTGAAGGAGAGCGTCCGTGAGTGAGACCGACTTTGCCGAGTTCGGCGCCAAGACCCAGAACGACCGCACGGTGATGCATGTGCTGTACGGCCTGCACACGCTGGCGCCGTTCACGCTGCTGTCGCTGTCGGTGGTGGCGCTGATCGTCAATTACGTGCGCCGGGGCGAGGAACTCGATGCGCTGTACGTCCTGCACCATGGCTACATGATCCGCACCTTCTGGTGGGCCCTGCTGTGGCTGGCCGTGACGGCGCCGCTGTGGCTGCTGTTCGTGCTGCCGGGGGCGGCCGCCTACACGGTCATCGCGCTCTGGTACCTTTACCGTTACATTCGCGGCTGGCTTCGTTTCAGTGACAACAAGCCGGTCTGACCCGCATTTTCCTTTTCCTTCCCCATGAGCGCTGATTCCAACTGCATTTTCTGCAAGATCGTCGAAGGCAAGATTCCCTCCAGAAAGGTCTACGAGGACGAGGAGATGCTGGTCTTCCACGACATCCATCCGTGGGCCCCGGTGCATTTCCTCATGGTTCCCAAGGAGCACCTGCCCTCGCTGGCCCATGTGCAGCCCGGGCATGCGGGCCTGCTGGGGCGCATGCTGGCGCTGGCGCCCCAACTCGCGCTGCAGGAGGGTTGCCGCCCGTATCCCGAGGGCGGGCACCGCGTGGTCATCAACACCGGCGCCGAGGGTGGCCAGGAAGTGCATCACCTGCAT encodes:
- the hisF gene encoding imidazole glycerol phosphate synthase subunit HisF, whose product is MLAKRIIPCLDVTGGRVVKGVNFVELRDAGDPVEIAARYNEQGADELTFLDITATSDGRDLILHIIEAVASQVFIPLTVGGGVRTVADVRRLLNAGADKTSFNSAAIANPDVIADASARYGAQCIVVAIDAKRRSDDEAQTRGPGWDVYSHGGRQNTGLDAVAWARDMAARGAGEILLTSMDRDGTKAGFDLALTRAVCDAVDVPVIASGGVGNLAHLADGIQQGGADAVLAASIFHYGEYTVGQAKAHLASRGIPVRR
- a CDS encoding phosphoribosyl-ATP diphosphatase, which translates into the protein MSAANSSAPTSQDALARLAAVIESRKPAHGGDPQASYVARLLARGPDAFLKKIGEEATETVMAAKDVDHGGDRASLVGEVADLWFHCMVALAYYDLAPADVIAELERREGTSGIEEKALRKARLREGERP
- the hisA gene encoding 1-(5-phosphoribosyl)-5-[(5-phosphoribosylamino)methylideneamino]imidazole-4-carboxamide isomerase — its product is MLLIPAIDLKDGHCVRLKQGDMDQSTTFGEDPAAMARSWLDKGARRLHLVDLNGAFAGKPQNFSAIRSILKAVGDDIPVQLGGGIRDLDTIEKYIDGGLRYVIIGTAAVKNPGFLKDACTAFGGHIIVGLDARDGKVATDGWSKLTGHEVVDLARKFEDWGVESIIYTDIGRDGMLSGINIDATVKLAQALTIPVIASGGLSNMADIEKLCAVEDEGVEGVICGRAVYSGDLDFAQAQARADELNG
- the hisI gene encoding phosphoribosyl-AMP cyclohydrolase, encoding MDWLNEVKWDDQGLVPVIAQEAGTNDVLMFAWMNREALQKTAELGRAVYYSRSRGKLWFKGEESGHVQTVHEIRMDCDNDVLLLKVTQLGHEPGIACHTGRHSCFFSLYRDGVWQVTEPVLKDPQTIYK
- the hisH gene encoding imidazole glycerol phosphate synthase subunit HisH gives rise to the protein MKTVAVVDYGMGNLRSVSQAVQHVAQGSGFEVVVTSDPAQVRAAERIVLPGQGAMPDCMRELRESGLQQSVLEAAASKPLFGVCVGMQMLLDRSHEGPTDGLGLIHGEVVKFELAGRLQPDGSRFKVPQMGWNEVWQAQKHALWAGVPDGSFFYFVHSYYARTSDAHHSVGEADYGARFTAAIARDNIFATQFHPEKSADHGLALYRNFLHWTP
- a CDS encoding histidine triad nucleotide-binding protein, with the translated sequence MSADSNCIFCKIVEGKIPSRKVYEDEEMLVFHDIHPWAPVHFLMVPKEHLPSLAHVQPGHAGLLGRMLALAPQLALQEGCRPYPEGGHRVVINTGAEGGQEVHHLHVHVMGGPRPWLKG